The genomic DNA GTTCGTCGGACGGTGCCAGCTGTCCGAAACTAAGGAGAGTCCTTGGCCGAGTCCCCAGCCACCGAACAGGCCCGTCGCGGTGCCCGCAGCACACCTCCCCGGTACCGCAGGCAGTCCGGGGGCAAAGTGCGCATGGCCGTTCAGGTGGCCGGCGAACTGCTGATTACGGCAGGACTTATCCTTGTCCTCTTTGTGGCCTGGCAGCTGTGGTGGACGAACATTGAGTCCGGCCGTGCCCAGCAGGACGCCATCCGGGACCTGGTGCAGGATTTCGAGCTGCCAGCGGACGATCCGGCACCGGCCGGCCAGGACTACGGTGATCCGGTGGTTCTTGCTCCGGTGGATACCGAGGGCGACACTTTTGCCATTGTTTACGTTCCCCGGTTCGGTTCTGACTATGCCGTGCCGGTCAGCAGCGGGGTGGGCACAGCGGTCCTGGACCGGCTGGGACTGGGACACTACCCCTCCACGGCCATGCCCGGAGGCATAGGCAACTTTGCGGTGGCCGGCCACCGGCAGACCCACGGTAAATCCCTTGACGCCATCCACACCCTGGTGCCCGGCGACCGGGTTTATGTTCAGACCCGGGACGGGTATTACACCTACGTCTACCGCAATACCCAGGTGGTGCTGCCCAACCGGGTGGATGTGATCGCGCCCGTCCCCACGGATCCTGCCGCCGTACCCACCGAACGGTTCCTTACCCTGACCAGCTGCAACCCGCGCTTCGGTTCCCAGGAACGCATCATCGCCTATGCGGCGATGGACTCCTGGCTGCCGCTCTCCGCCGGTCCCCCGGCCGAGATAGCCGACACGGTTGCCGCCAACACCACCGGAGGTCGCTAAAATGTATGGATGGATCTTCCGGCACCTTCCGGGTCCGCTGTGGGTCCGGATTCTCCTGTCCGCGGTGCTGATAGCAGCGGCCGTGCTGGCGCTCATGGAATATGTCTTTCCATGGCTCGCGGAGAACAGCTTCTTTCCCTCCTCTGAGGACTCAACGATTGGCGGTTCCTAGCACTATGAGCACCCGTATCCTGGTGATCGATAATTACGACAGTTTTGTCTATACCCTGGTGGGCTACCTTCAGGAGCTGGGCGCCGACACCACTGTTGTCCGCAACGATGACCTCAGCATCGGGGACGCGGTGAAGCTCGCTGCCGAACACGACGGTGTGTTGGTCTCCCCCGGGCCGGGTACACCTGCGGAGGCCGGCGTCAGCGTGGAGCTGATCCGCTGGTGCGGGGACACGGGAACACCCATGCTGGGGATTTGTCTGGGGCACCAGGCACTGGCAGAGGCCTACGGCGGGACGGTCACCCATGCCCCGGAACTGATGCACGGGAAAACCTCCCGGGTGGAACACGGCGGCCGGGATGTGTTTGCCGGACTGCCCAGTCCCCTGACCGCCACCCGGTACCACTCACTGGCTGCCGTGGCGGACAGTATTCCCGCTGATTTGGAAGTAACCGCACGCACCGCCAGCGGAATCATCATGGGCCTGCGGCACGCGGCGGCCCCCCTGTCCGGCGTGCAGTTCCACCCCGAATCAGTCCTGACCGAAGGCGGGTACCAGATGCTGGGCAACTGGCTCGAATCCGCCGGCCTCAGCGGGGCAGCGGCCCATGCCGCCACCCTCAGCCCGCTCATTTCAACCACCGCAGCGTCGGCGTAGGAGAAATCCCTGCGGCCGCCGCCGTCGGTTGGCGGCGGCCCCGCCAGCTTCAATTAGCGGCGGCGACCCTGGGATGCGCTGGTGGACGCCGGCGTGCTGGAAGCTGACGGCGACGGGCTGGGGCTTTCCTCCGGAGCAGGTGCCTTCGCCACTGACAGGAAGACCGTG from Arthrobacter zhangbolii includes the following:
- a CDS encoding class E sortase, with the translated sequence MAVQVAGELLITAGLILVLFVAWQLWWTNIESGRAQQDAIRDLVQDFELPADDPAPAGQDYGDPVVLAPVDTEGDTFAIVYVPRFGSDYAVPVSSGVGTAVLDRLGLGHYPSTAMPGGIGNFAVAGHRQTHGKSLDAIHTLVPGDRVYVQTRDGYYTYVYRNTQVVLPNRVDVIAPVPTDPAAVPTERFLTLTSCNPRFGSQERIIAYAAMDSWLPLSAGPPAEIADTVAANTTGGR
- a CDS encoding aminodeoxychorismate/anthranilate synthase component II — encoded protein: MSTRILVIDNYDSFVYTLVGYLQELGADTTVVRNDDLSIGDAVKLAAEHDGVLVSPGPGTPAEAGVSVELIRWCGDTGTPMLGICLGHQALAEAYGGTVTHAPELMHGKTSRVEHGGRDVFAGLPSPLTATRYHSLAAVADSIPADLEVTARTASGIIMGLRHAAAPLSGVQFHPESVLTEGGYQMLGNWLESAGLSGAAAHAATLSPLISTTAASA